Sequence from the Desulfovibrio sp. TomC genome:
GGTCACGTCCAGCCGGTATTCCCGCTCGCCCAGGCGGTAGCCCAGGCGCATGGCATGGGTTTGCGGGGTTTCGCGCCGCCACAGCATGTAGCTGGTGGAGGAAAAACGCAGCAGATTGGGAAACCCGGCAAAGACCGGGGCAACACCGCCGGCAACGGGAAAGAAATAGTCGCGGTCCCAGTGCTGTTCCGGGCGCACGGCCTGGACGCGCAGGGCATAGCCGGTATGGATGGCGGCGGCGGCCTCGTGCAGGCGTTCGGTGCGGCGAAAGGGGAAGGTCGGCATGAAAAGCCCGGCCCAGTGAAGCCCGGGGCGGTTTTCCACATAATGATCCGCCACCTGGGCCAGGGGCGCATCGTCGCCGGCCAGGGCGTCCGGGCGCATAAGGATGCGGACGTCCCCGGCCGGATAGCGTTGGCGAACGAGGTCGGCCAATTCGCGGCTTTCGGTCGAGACGGTCACATCGGCAAAGACGCCGCTGGCCAGGAGCACGTCCAGGGTGCGGCAGACCAGCGGCACGCCGCCGAGGTCCACGGCGTTCTTGCCGGGCAGGCGTTTGGACCCCATCCGGGCCGGCACCAGGGCTCCGATGCGCATACGGTTCACTGCTCCTTGGCCGGAAAGAAATGGGAACGATGGCGGTCCAGACTCCGCTGCACCTCGGCCATGTACTGGTCGTAGAGGACCACGGCCCGGTTGCTGCCGTGGCGACGGTAGCCGCCGATCAGGCGGTCGATGGTCACGAGACGTTCCCGTTGGAAAAACCGCAGCCACAAATCAAAGTCGCCGGCCAGCGGAAACTGCGGGGCAAAGCCGGCCCCGGCGGCCTGCCACAGCGTGCGGGCGAAAAAGGTGCTTT
This genomic interval carries:
- a CDS encoding cytidylyltransferase domain-containing protein — encoded protein: MRIGALVPARMGSKRLPGKNAVDLGGVPLVCRTLDVLLASGVFADVTVSTESRELADLVRQRYPAGDVRILMRPDALAGDDAPLAQVADHYVENRPGLHWAGLFMPTFPFRRTERLHEAAAAIHTGYALRVQAVRPEQHWDRDYFFPVAGGVAPVFAGFPNLLRFSSTSYMLWRRETPQTHAMRLGYRLGEREYRLDVTLPETVDIDTAADLALAEKILAGARYRQTAVTTHVVGPWFVQTPAGADPEAFLAWLGPEALADPTAPPLLLQKPAPPLFTARLVSDLPELHFLNPDAQAHTWSPRYIATANTAHCLPVYQHSPCWRVIPRTAPDHETPRPVDRSGLGRPIAAEDCLVPASRVRFAADMEREAFYRGAYVLEE